A region from the Mustela erminea isolate mMusErm1 chromosome 10, mMusErm1.Pri, whole genome shotgun sequence genome encodes:
- the LOC116567926 gene encoding uncharacterized protein LOC116567926 isoform X1 produces MQMKSCTKKSCVHIERRWLPTSQDESPQNETDLAGTLIMDFLASRTLTGTTSNEALPGKNKCMAELLLPPEPYRPPPPVQCGQCLYQDSSLRYNPWFVLAATGKLKQGEVWGFSLLPSCQVSQPPCSGLELPRLMLPSSWKVLRCPRPHSAIKIQWSTLYGLPLFIKNFSHLCETPTSQMRGAEVQRWDGEDESASEAIRGETQPQSC; encoded by the exons ATGCAAATGAAAA GCTGCACAAAGAAGTCATGTGTGCACATAGAGAGAAGGTGGCTGCCTACAAGCCAAGATGAGAGTCCTCAGAATGAAACTGACCTTGCTGGTACCTTGATTATGGACTTcttagcctctagaact CTGACGGGGACCACGAGCAACGAGGCTCTACCAGGAAAGAACAAGTGCATGGCAGAACTCCTGCTCCCACCTGAGCCATACAGACCACCACCTCCCGTGCAATGTGGGCAGTGTTTGTATCAG GACAGTTCACTCAGATACAATCCGTGGTTTGTCCTTGCTGCTACAGGAAAGCTGAAACAAGGAGAAGTTTGGGGgttttctcttctcccatcctgCCAAGTTAGTCAGCCTCCGTGTTCAGGGTTGGAGCTCCCTAGACTCATGCTTCCTAGTAGCTGGAAGGTTCTGCGATGTCCCAGACCTCATTCAG CCATTAAAATCCAGTGGTCAACACTTTATGGTCTTCCTTTGTTTATCAAAAACTTTTCTCACTTGTGCGAAACCCCTACTTCACAAATGAGGGGTGCTGAGGTTCAAAGGTGGGATGGTGAAGATGAGTCCGCATCTGAGGCAATCAGAGGAGAGACTCAACCCCAGAGCTGCTGA
- the LOC116567926 gene encoding uncharacterized protein LOC116567926 isoform X2 gives MQMKSCTKKSCVHIERRWLPTSQDESPQNETDLAGTLIMDFLASRTLTGTTSNEALPGKNKCMAELLLPPEPYRPPPPVQCGQCLYQDSSLRYNPWFVLAATGKLKQGEVWGFSLLPSCQVSQPPCSGLELPRLMLPSSWKVLRCPRPHSGVSILLKDAPAHGCK, from the exons ATGCAAATGAAAA GCTGCACAAAGAAGTCATGTGTGCACATAGAGAGAAGGTGGCTGCCTACAAGCCAAGATGAGAGTCCTCAGAATGAAACTGACCTTGCTGGTACCTTGATTATGGACTTcttagcctctagaact CTGACGGGGACCACGAGCAACGAGGCTCTACCAGGAAAGAACAAGTGCATGGCAGAACTCCTGCTCCCACCTGAGCCATACAGACCACCACCTCCCGTGCAATGTGGGCAGTGTTTGTATCAG GACAGTTCACTCAGATACAATCCGTGGTTTGTCCTTGCTGCTACAGGAAAGCTGAAACAAGGAGAAGTTTGGGGgttttctcttctcccatcctgCCAAGTTAGTCAGCCTCCGTGTTCAGGGTTGGAGCTCCCTAGACTCATGCTTCCTAGTAGCTGGAAGGTTCTGCGATGTCCCAGACCTCATTCAG GTGTCAGCATTCTTCTTAAGGATGCACCAGCCCACGGTTGCAAATGA